The Erigeron canadensis isolate Cc75 chromosome 4, C_canadensis_v1, whole genome shotgun sequence genome window below encodes:
- the LOC122597154 gene encoding WPP domain-containing protein 1-like, translating into MEISTVLGKHKPSSKTTEKLETTIWPPSQLMRNAVINRIVREFSGPTLSTVLYCRELSTEEAEFLALQVELEAFLAAEASGVGDIESVKAYVNSVGDHLGKMVFDARSEKSCVKK; encoded by the coding sequence atggaaatCTCGACCGTATTAGGAAAACATAAGCCATCATCAAAAACAACTGAAAAGCTGGAAACGACGATTTGGCCACCATCACAATTGATGCGCAATGCCGTAATTAACCGTATCGTCAGAGAGTTCTCTGGTCCAACCCTAAGTACTGTTCTCTACTGTCGCGAGCTCTCTACCGAAGAAGCTGAATTCCTAGCTCTCCAGGTCGAACTCGAAGCTTTTCTTGCCGCCGAGGCCAGCGGTGTTGGCGATATTGAGAGTGTGAAGGCTTACGTTAACTCTGTCGGTGATCATTTGGGGAAGATGGTTTTTGATGCTAGATCTGAGAAGTCATGTGTTAAGAAGTAA